The Chryseolinea soli genome contains a region encoding:
- the xrtF gene encoding exosortase family protein XrtF has protein sequence MSMSLHEFKPTIFFLLKFVGIYVVVNLLYGAYVSSYRPQVDGATREATRQTSGILNVCGWPTQIHDETKSPITNIVFEDRNILAVYEGCNGINVAIIFLAFLFAFGPISRPLWWFAPLGLAILHVANLGRLILLFWVAIYMPNAMYFTHKYLFTAFLYVVVFVLWIWWVRKYSGVKRQKA, from the coding sequence ATGTCCATGTCATTGCACGAATTCAAACCGACCATATTTTTTCTCCTCAAGTTTGTAGGCATCTACGTCGTCGTCAATTTGCTGTATGGTGCCTATGTCTCGAGCTATCGCCCCCAGGTAGACGGGGCCACACGCGAAGCCACTCGCCAGACATCAGGGATATTGAATGTGTGCGGCTGGCCCACGCAGATTCATGACGAGACGAAATCGCCCATCACAAACATCGTGTTCGAGGACCGTAATATCCTGGCCGTCTACGAGGGATGTAACGGCATCAACGTCGCTATCATTTTTCTGGCTTTCCTGTTTGCGTTCGGGCCCATAAGCCGACCGTTGTGGTGGTTTGCGCCCCTTGGACTTGCCATTCTGCACGTGGCCAATCTCGGGCGCCTCATTTTGTTGTTTTGGGTGGCGATCTATATGCCTAACGCGATGTACTTCACCCATAAATATTTGTTCACGGCATTTCTTTATGTCGTCGTATTCGTCTTGTGGATCTGGTGGGTGCGAAAATATTCCGGGGTTAAACGGCAAAAAGCATGA
- a CDS encoding acetyltransferase has protein sequence MIPLLIYGAGGLGREVLSLARAAGGFKPIGFLDDAIAPRTAINDLRVLGSVEVLEAFHDPIHLILALGDPVSKAAVAQRIDPARVVFPVLKHPSVILQDEYAIQIGVGSILCAGSVLTNDIVLGKHVLLNLNCTVGHDSRIGDCSSIMPGVNIAGQVTIGEAVLVGAGANIKNRVHIGDRSKIGMGAAVIRDIGPGVTAVGVPAKVIVRSSSPTG, from the coding sequence ATGATACCGCTCTTGATCTATGGCGCAGGAGGATTGGGCAGGGAAGTGCTGTCGCTGGCCCGTGCGGCGGGAGGCTTCAAGCCCATCGGTTTCCTCGACGACGCCATCGCACCCCGCACCGCGATAAACGATCTTCGCGTGCTGGGCAGTGTGGAGGTGCTGGAAGCCTTCCACGATCCGATACATTTAATTTTGGCGTTGGGCGACCCGGTCAGCAAGGCCGCCGTGGCCCAGCGGATCGATCCGGCACGGGTCGTCTTTCCTGTATTGAAGCATCCTTCGGTCATCCTCCAGGATGAATATGCCATACAAATCGGCGTGGGGAGCATCCTCTGTGCTGGCAGCGTGCTCACCAACGACATCGTATTGGGCAAACACGTGTTGCTAAACCTCAACTGCACCGTGGGCCACGACTCGCGGATCGGCGATTGTTCTTCCATCATGCCCGGCGTGAACATTGCCGGCCAGGTCACCATTGGCGAAGCAGTGCTCGTCGGTGCGGGAGCCAACATCAAGAACCGGGTGCACATCGGCGACAGGAGCAAGATCGGCATGGGCGCCGCGGTCATCCGGGACATTGGTCCGGGAGTTACGGCCGTAGGGGTGCCTGCAAAAGTGATCGTGCGTTCGTCATCGCCAACCGGATAG
- a CDS encoding exosortase F system-associated membrane protein — protein MKGYRIAWGVFSVAGLIAVFLLQRVDVAAWVGFGDSKLSHFLFNRTLRFFLNDALTIGLIYALFEERKYVIFSVYVQLTGLVFFLLPYFVLKVYFPSYNGPLISFLHRLVLNPTLLMLLIPAFYYQKFAAPGVKK, from the coding sequence ATGAAGGGCTATCGCATCGCCTGGGGTGTCTTCAGTGTCGCGGGATTGATTGCCGTGTTTCTTTTGCAACGCGTGGACGTGGCCGCGTGGGTGGGCTTTGGCGATTCAAAACTAAGTCACTTCCTGTTCAACCGCACCCTTCGCTTTTTTCTGAACGATGCGTTGACCATCGGATTGATCTATGCCTTGTTCGAAGAACGCAAATACGTGATCTTCTCCGTCTACGTACAGTTGACGGGACTGGTGTTTTTCCTCTTGCCGTATTTCGTATTGAAAGTGTATTTTCCTTCCTACAACGGGCCGCTGATCTCCTTCCTGCACCGGCTCGTGTTAAATCCCACCTTGCTCATGTTGCTGATCCCGGCATTTTATTACCAGAAATTTGCGGCTCCCGGCGTAAAAAAATAA